One genomic window of Magnolia sinica isolate HGM2019 chromosome 3, MsV1, whole genome shotgun sequence includes the following:
- the LOC131239947 gene encoding uncharacterized protein LOC131239947 produces the protein MASFQKKRKENNNNQPLASTGGLVDTVKEGFTGFQMGSFNVDASNSSFIHQLNSPSILTIPFTKTEFTFHVPFSFYFFQCEAVDPVDVTAIATTIKRTLSVYGTPAFTEMINNYMAQDLSWKACHLIPFECIRGHPNAASETSSRAASCPLLAVFE, from the exons ATGGcctcatttcaaaaaaaaagaaaagaaaataataataaccaaCCATTGGCTTCAACTGGTGGATTAGTTGATACCGTCAAAGAAGGTTTCACCGGATTCCAGATGGGATCCTTCAATGTTGATGCAAGTAACAGTTCTTTTATTCATCAATTGAATTCCCCATCCATTTTAACTATTCCCTTTACAAAAACTGAATTCACATTCCatgttcctttttctttttatttttttcagtgcGAGGCTGTCGATCCCGTAGACGTGACTGCAATTGCCACAACCATCAAGAGAACCCTCTCCGTCTACGGTACACCTGCTTTTACAGAGATGATTAATAACTATATGGCCCAAGATCTTTCCTGGAAG GCATGCCATCTCATTCCCTTTGAATGCATTCGAGGCCATCCTAATGCAGCTTCAGAAACTAGCTCCAGAGCTGCATCGT GTCCACTACTTGCGGTATTTGAATAG